A window of Cyprinus carpio isolate SPL01 chromosome A6, ASM1834038v1, whole genome shotgun sequence genomic DNA:
TGAGAAATCGACTAGTGTCAACATAGACATCGAAAATACCAATAGGTTTGTGACCATATGTTTTAACAGTGGAACCTTAAATGATTTCAGAACTATGGCACAGGggaatattttctgtaaataacttGAATTTCattcaatttcaattttgttAGTCACATTAAAAAACCTATTATATAGCTTCGAAATGCTTGTGATACAATGCATGTGGCAGAtgtgttacttttatttatttcaaggcTTGATACCCCCAGTCCCCTTCTACCGTcattatacatgaaaaaaaaacaaaaaaaactgccaGCACCATATCGGTTTCGTCACCAAGCTATGAGTCTTGCCAGGCTGCCATGAATTTGTGCCTGTACTGGTCCATAATCTACCAGCTCTCCATCCACAGTAATGATTCCTTTGGGGGAGTATGGTTCAAGACGTAGAGCCTTCACTTTTACATAAACCACATGAGGGCAGTTTGTGTTAAGATGACCTCCTTTTTCCATTGCTAGGAATAGGTGCAGGAGAGATCTGCGAGAGATACCTGCCTTTACATAAATCAGGTGGATTATGCCATCATCGAGTCTGGAAGCAGGTGCAGCCAACATGTCTTCTGCAAGGTGTGACTGGTACATGGCCACAACTAGAACAAAATCCTCATCTTGAACCACTGTCCAGTGTCCTGGTACCGGCTGGTTTAGGGGGTTGAGTAGGAAGTCCGTAGGACCAAATACAGACAAAGGTGATGGGTTGGATTGCTTTGACTTGGGAGTATTGTTGGAATTGCTGGAATTTTGAAGAGTGTGACCAAGTAAGCCATTTGAAGGACAGCAGGAATCAGAGTTAGACTGGGGCAATCTTTGTCTAAATGTTGCAGTTGAATCCACCAGACTAGGTTGAGACATGGGGTTCTCTGTGGGTAAGTAAGCTAGTTTCCCCCTATACACTCTTAGCGAAGCCAGACGAACCAGGGTTCCCACTGTAAATCGGGCAGCTCCCACATGGCGATACTTCTCACTTTCAATGTCTACATCAGACACAAAGCCCCAGGCCAGAGACAGGAAGGAGAACAAGCGCTGACTGGAAGCCAAGCAGACAGACGTGAGGTCCAGTTGTGACACCAGGCCTTTACATAAGATGAAGCCACAACTGATCAACAGCTCCTCACTGGACACAGCTTGTAAACTGGAAAACAGCCATAAGAAACATTAGTCACCATAACCCTATGACAAAAGCTCTATCATGCAGTACAGTAAATGCACTGACAATTTAGAAGACTGTTTTTCCCAatgataaggttttttttttttttttttttttacactgctgAAAGTTACAAATTTCAGGTTGGAAATTCAGTTCACCTTCAACACAGCCAAACACAGAAACAATTCATATTAAGTTAGATACACACTGTACAATTTTTATGGTCATTTGCAATTGTTGCCTGTAAGACTATTTAATATGACCTCAGTGAGATATTAGGTAAAAGCCATGGGATACTGCACAACTGCAACAAGATTTCTTGAATCATAAGATTTATTACAAGGCAACTAGATGAGGACAGTCTTACTTTGAAAAACTTTAAGTGGGAAAGTGTGAAGGTTAAAAAAGTTGCTAACATGTCTTAATAGTTATCAttgtacaaaacacaaaaagctgtagacagacagacatgtcaTGTCAAGCCAACATAATTATTCAGCCATCAAAGAACGTCATATTAAGTGATCACAGACTGGTGAGACTTTTATAAATGGCAAAAGTGTTGGAAAACTGTAGTAAACTTTAACTAGTAGCTGAAAGAAAGCAGCTGAAAGGTTCAAGCCCAATCACCTGTTAATCAAACTCACTGTATGATACAGGACTGTTTCAGTTTTTACATAAACCATTGTGTACACTCAAGACACGtcaaaatgcagtgttttttccATGTGCAAAAGTTCATAATCCATTACTCTGTCAGtgatagatatttttatttaaactgtgatTAAATTACAGAGTAAAATGCTTGTGCCGGTCACTGGCAGACTATATGAGCTTGCAATATCAGGGCTAAATTATGTGCTTAGTGCTTCTCTGTGAGAAATAGGATGGGCAGAACATGGAAAGCTGATTGTGGCATCTTTGGATCAATTAGCATTTGCTTACGTCTGTGTCTAAACCAGACGGTACACCTGTTTGTACCAGAAATTTTCGGTACTGGTCTTTCGGTTCGGTATGCATGTGAAGGCCTATCGAACAAATACAGCGTTGTTTTAACCACTGCAGGAGTGGAACTTAATTGGAAACTtccaattttatatattgttacttttgataagaaacaaagtctcttCTTTGAAATGATGtcctttttttttaggaaattcaaacaataaatgtcgTTTTGCTCTTTGATGTGGCGTGACAGATCATATAAACGCCTCAGTTCAAAAGGCAGCATGAttcccttcctctttactactaatTTTAGAGTGAAATAAACAGGAATGACCATCTTAtgcctcatgtaatcactcaaacAGCATTAAATCCGCGGAAAGATGGCAATACACCTGGTTGCAAACAAAATGTCTTAGCATTTCATTAACCTCAAGCCCAGCTCACACCgtgcaactttttaaaaatcctttaggATTGTACTTGTCTGACTGTATGAACATGATGATCATGTCACACTGTGGGATCTCAGTTGTCATTAATATCAGACTGTACAACAGTCAAGACGTGTTAAAAATGGGCACGTGCAAAAAAACTTATCCGGAGTTCTACATTATCAACCCATACACATTCAGTGACTGCGAGCTTCATTGCACGCGGGACTGTAATGTTGGCTATCATTAAAGGTATATGAATGGCGGCAATACCGGCGTATTTATGCAGAATAGCCCagctgaaaaaacagcatatgctggttaggtatgttttgatgctgggatgctggtttatgctggtcctttgctagTTTAAAcaacaaaggaccagcttaaaccagcaaaggaccagcatcccAGTGCCAAAACATAcataaccagcatatgctgtttttttcaacagggtgtGCAAGCAGCACTACACACCCACATGAAACAGCAGGGCAACCGGTGTTTATCATAGCAAAGGCATCAAATCATATAAATTCCGTGAGCGGATGGACAAAAGCACCGGGGTTTATACAGTTAGAAGAAATGTCTAGCAATAATTCTGATCATGGCTTGTCTTGAAAATCGAAGCTAGTTTGACGTTCGTCGTAGTagatgtcacactgcaggactgtgcACCAAatcttctgacactgccagaagtTTGTCGGAGCAAAAATTTGATTGCGCCATTAATCAGCTGTCGGTGAACATGCCAAACTAAAGATCAAAGACTACAGATTTTAGCCTAGGATTATAGGAATCTTTTAGGATTTTCAAaatttgtctcagatgaccaAATCGTGGCCAAAATCGCACAGTGTGAACCGGGCTTCAGGCAAGCCATCAGTGCCCACAGCTCGTTAGTTAGTGCGCTATGaatgaagtctagagaagagcatttcacaaaatattagactatatagcctactcattatattttactttacctgctagtgatgtcttaattatttaatgcaagGCAGGGCAACTTCGGTtctggagggctactgtcctgcagagtttagctccaaccctaatcaaacacacctgcctttagccttctagtgatcttgaagacattgattagattgttcagttgtgtttgattagggttggagataaactttgcaggacaatagccctccaggaccgaagttgccctgccctgcattaaataattaagacatcactagcAGGTGACAGAAAGTTCAAATTATTTGCAATGGTCGCTTTgttgtgtccagtgtagacagcctctAGCTGTTGCGGCAcaggtgtagacacggtgtactGTAACTGAGTAATAATGACTTACACAATGAGTTATTGACATTGATCCAAAAGGCCTGTAAATAAGCAGTTTGGATGAAATTATTTCCCTATAGTTCCAGACAAGCAATATATGAGCTGTGGATATTCTTACCCAGAAAAGTGGTGTATAGAAGCTGCCAGTGCATTTCCAGAGCCCCCTGGAAGCACTCCCAGAGGAGTCTGAATAGCTTCTTCCCAATCCTCACGCTCCATCAGCCCATTTACCACCTGAAAAAACACTGGGAGCATGTCAAGAGGCAAAGCAGCAAGCAGTTGAGTTCACTAGACAATCCCATGGTATCCAGGTTAATAAAGGAATATTCTATGCAAATTATAATTGAAATAGGCTGTATGTCAAAAATAAAAGACGCTccaaaattctaaaatgtttgGCATCAGTTGTTCCACAAAGGTTTgcaatttgaaagtgaaaaaaaaaagtgaagtgacatgtggccaagtatggtgacccatactcggaattagtgctctgcatttatcccatccaaagtccacacagagcagtggacacacacacacggagcagtgggcagccattttttgctgtggcgcccggggagcagttgggtattcggtgccttgctcaagggcacctcagtcatggtactgaaagtgggagagagcgctgtacattcactccccccacccacaatccctgctggtacaaGACTTGAACCATTGGGTTATGAATCTGATTCTCTAACCATCAGGccaccctatttttttttttttttttcattctactgATTTTTTTCATTCTACTGATTTTACTCAAAGGTAGATTTCCACATTCAACATTGTTTTATCAAGAGCAAAAGTCTATTGAACCAACATATCTTTGTAATGCTAATTCAATGCGATTAGTGATGATGCATCAACGACTTGCATTGTTTAATGATTGCCTTGGAAAGATTTGCAtgaaagaaattatgacagaaatatattaacatctttattaataaaaatctaatattcagtatattaatattatcaagTATAGGATGAACACATGGCTAATGTGAAGACAAAAGCCATTGCTTGTTAGACTAAACTGCTGTTTCAATATTAGTATAATATCTAAATGAcagaaatagaaattaaaatgttacaatcaAATCGCAATtgcaatatttgttaaaataactgCCATAAGATTTTGACTAAATCATACAGCCTACTATAAATGCTACAGAACGTCTGCTAAGGCAGTCATAATTGGCATACCTCAAATAGCAGGCCATCACCAGACATGATGACCAAAGCATCCCACTTTGACAAGTCTGCCTCCCGCACAAGCTCACGTGCATGGTTCTGGCGTTCTGGAGAGAAACAAACAAAGGAAACAACGTAGGTCATGCTGCTGTTTTCTGACCTACATTATTCCTTTTGATAGCTTTTTATCAACAGTGTGAGACAGGAAATGTGAGCCAGAAGAAATGTCATTTACACTGTAGTCTACATAGACCCTTTGAGTATCTGTATGAGGATATACTTGTTCTGCATaaaatcagtattatttttttcaatgccAATGTGCCTGAATTACACAGCTTGTAATCTTTGCTCAATTGAATTCCACCAGCAGGAGGCGATATTTACAGACTATGCTACTAAGGAAATCAGATCCAGTCTCAATTCCATCTAAGCTCAAGTCTTTAAGCTAGCACATTCACTGTTCCAGCCATCACTGTCACATAGCAGACACATAATGGTTATTTATGTCCCATAAGGTGCACTTAATCAATTCGAACAACAtttactataacaataactagTCTGCAGGAGCATATGCCTATATATTGTACTACATTTAAAttgtcctatttattttattattatgttttgaatactAGAAGCTGCTCCATCTGGTTTTTGCCCCAGGAGGACATCAAATTCTAAGTAAGCCTCTAAGTAGCTCGGAAAAGAATCAATACCTCTCATTAATTCAGTCACATCCTATTTGACAATGCAGGAAttacaaaaagagagagaaagagaagctgGAGAGAAAAATAAGCTGGAGAAGAACAAAACAGAGAGGGATAAAGAAGAGGGTTAGTTGTCAGTAATGGAGGCTCAAGTTACTACCTGGCCATAATAAGGGGAGATAAAAAGGTAGTGTATTCATAACCCTTTTCATtctcaaagagaaaaaaatcttaaaagagATCTACTTTTTAGATCTACATATGCATTAGGATGCCAGGCTGtactaaatgttttaatggtaTATTGTTTTGCCCTATTATGTATATTCAGCTTTGTAGCAAGATAGGTATTAGACAGACTTGGTTCTCATTAAGTATAAGGGCTCTATTTTCATTGCTGCGCTAACCAAATAGACAAGAATACTGGTAAGGAGTTGAAGCGGACAAGAGAAGACACCCAATATTACATTAAAccagaataataaaatacatacacacaaacacaaaaagaacaacaaatCAATAACAATCactgctcctgtagctcaagtggtagagcattgcgttaccaagcacAAGgatgggggttcgattccccgggaacacatgataggtaaaaattgataacctgaatgcaatgtaagtcgctttggataaaagcgtctgctaaatgcataaatttatttattttatttaatcaatcaaCATAAAATGACCATGAAAGTAGTCAGTGCACTTTattcaaagtatttttattttacaatacactTTTGTGAGGAACAGAAAGAAAATTGTTATTCTTGAAAATTATTGGCACCCATTTTAGGGCAACTTTTGTGAGTTAATGAAAGAACTATGttgattttatgaattaattattattttgagtcagaTGTTGGTTGATTCAgttcaaaaaaactaaatgattagTTTAGTAGAAAAACATCAAATGGGTTAACAGCATAAGGGGGGGCATAAGGAGTGCTAAATGCAagaagaatcacccc
This region includes:
- the LOC109068914 gene encoding sphingosine kinase 1, with the protein product MYAIHFPGAIQLEVKRPLKFLILLNPHSGKGHAHALFKGNVQRMLQDAGIQHTLIITERQNHARELVREADLSKWDALVIMSGDGLLFEVVNGLMEREDWEEAIQTPLGVLPGGSGNALAASIHHFSGLQAVSSEELLISCGFILCKGLVSQLDLTSVCLASSQRLFSFLSLAWGFVSDVDIESEKYRHVGAARFTVGTLVRLASLRVYRGKLAYLPTENPMSQPSLVDSTATFRQRLPQSNSDSCCPSNGLLGHTLQNSSNSNNTPKSKQSNPSPLSVFGPTDFLLNPLNQPVPGHWTVVQDEDFVLVVAMYQSHLAEDMLAAPASRLDDGIIHLIYVKAGISRRSLLHLFLAMEKGGHLNTNCPHVVYVKVKALRLEPYSPKGIITVDGELVDYGPVQAQIHGSLARLIAW